The proteins below come from a single Streptomyces tubercidicus genomic window:
- a CDS encoding ABC transporter ATP-binding protein, translated as MIELDGLTKHYGDKVAVDHLTFTVRPGIVTGFLGPNGAGKSTTMRMMLDLDNPTSGTVRIDGKHYRQLKDPLTSIGALLEAKAVHGGRSAANHLLCLAQSNGLPRKRVAEVLDTVGLSAVAKKRSKGFSLGMSQRLGIAAALLGDPQVLLFDEPVNGLDPEGIHWIRNLMKNLAGQGRTVFVSSHLMSEMALTAEHLIVIGQGRLMADTSMKDFIHQNSRSYVRMRSPQREKLLDLLHGEGIDAKAVSNGSLEIDGVPADRLGELAARHQLVLHELSPQEASLEEAFMRLTAESVEYHAHDGEPLPSQAGARPPGEPQPAGARPGEPQPTGWGADWQKKRS; from the coding sequence ATGATCGAGCTCGACGGGCTGACCAAGCATTACGGCGACAAGGTCGCCGTGGACCACCTCACGTTCACCGTGCGGCCCGGGATCGTCACCGGCTTCCTCGGCCCGAACGGCGCGGGCAAGTCGACGACCATGCGGATGATGCTCGACCTGGACAACCCCACCTCGGGGACGGTCCGGATCGACGGCAAGCACTACCGGCAGCTCAAGGACCCGCTCACCTCCATCGGCGCGCTGCTGGAGGCGAAGGCCGTGCACGGCGGCCGGAGCGCCGCCAACCATCTGTTGTGTCTGGCGCAGAGCAACGGCCTTCCCCGCAAACGGGTCGCCGAGGTGCTGGACACCGTCGGGCTGAGCGCCGTCGCCAAGAAGCGCTCGAAGGGCTTCTCGCTCGGGATGAGCCAGCGGCTCGGTATCGCCGCGGCGCTGCTCGGCGACCCCCAGGTGCTGCTCTTCGACGAGCCGGTCAACGGGCTCGACCCCGAGGGCATCCACTGGATCCGCAATCTGATGAAGAACCTCGCCGGCCAGGGCCGTACGGTCTTCGTCTCCTCGCATCTGATGAGCGAGATGGCGCTGACCGCCGAGCATCTGATCGTGATCGGGCAGGGCCGGCTGATGGCTGACACCTCGATGAAGGACTTCATCCACCAGAACTCCCGGTCGTACGTCCGGATGCGCTCCCCGCAGCGGGAGAAACTGCTGGATCTGCTGCACGGCGAGGGCATCGACGCGAAGGCCGTGAGCAACGGGTCGCTGGAGATCGACGGAGTGCCCGCCGACCGGCTGGGCGAACTGGCCGCCCGGCATCAGCTGGTGCTGCATGAGCTCAGTCCCCAGGAAGCCTCCCTGGAGGAGGCGTTCATGCGGCTGACCGCGGAGTCGGTGGAGTATCACGCGCACGACGGCGAACCACTGCCGTCGCAGGCCGGGGCACGGCCTCCGGGAGAACCGCAGCCGGCCGGCGCACGGCCGGGCGAACCGCAGCCGACCGGCTGGGGCGCGGACTGGCAGAAGAAGAGGAGCTGA
- a CDS encoding cellulose-binding protein, with product MSDTSSPFGFELVRRGYDRGQVDDRITKLVADRDSALARITSLEKRIEELHLETQNAQAQVNDAEPSYAGLGARVEKILRLAEEEAKDLREEARRAAEQHRELAESAAQQVRNDAESFASERKAKAEDEGARIVEKAKGEAATLRAEAQKDAQSKREEADSLFEETRAKAAQAAADFETNLAKRREQSERDLASRQAKAEKRLAEIEHRAEQLRLEAEKLRTDAERRARQTVETAQRQAEDIVADANAKADRIRSESERELAALTNRRDSINAQLTNVREMLATLTGAAVAAAGAPGEDETVTRGVPAQQSR from the coding sequence ATGAGCGACACTTCCTCCCCCTTCGGCTTCGAGCTCGTGCGGCGTGGGTACGACCGCGGTCAGGTGGACGACCGCATTACGAAGCTCGTCGCCGACCGCGACAGCGCGCTGGCCCGCATCACGTCGCTGGAAAAGCGGATCGAGGAGCTGCACCTCGAAACGCAGAACGCCCAGGCGCAGGTCAATGACGCCGAACCGTCCTACGCGGGCCTAGGTGCGCGTGTGGAGAAGATCCTCCGGCTCGCCGAGGAGGAGGCGAAGGATCTGCGCGAGGAGGCCCGTCGGGCCGCCGAGCAGCACCGTGAGCTGGCCGAGTCGGCCGCCCAGCAGGTCCGTAACGACGCCGAGTCGTTCGCCTCCGAGCGCAAGGCGAAGGCGGAGGACGAGGGCGCCCGGATCGTCGAGAAGGCCAAGGGTGAGGCGGCCACCCTGCGCGCCGAGGCGCAGAAGGACGCGCAGTCCAAGCGCGAGGAGGCGGACTCCCTCTTCGAGGAGACCCGCGCCAAGGCCGCGCAGGCCGCCGCGGACTTCGAGACCAATCTCGCCAAGCGCCGTGAGCAGTCCGAGCGTGACCTGGCCTCGCGTCAGGCCAAGGCCGAGAAGCGGCTCGCGGAGATCGAGCACCGCGCCGAGCAGCTCCGCCTGGAGGCCGAGAAGCTGCGTACGGACGCGGAGCGCCGGGCCCGCCAGACGGTGGAGACCGCGCAGCGCCAGGCCGAGGACATCGTGGCGGACGCCAACGCCAAGGCGGACCGGATCCGCAGCGAATCCGAGCGTGAGCTGGCGGCGCTGACGAACCGCCGCGACTCGATCAACGCCCAGCTGACCAACGTCCGGGAAATGCTGGCGACGCTGACCGGTGCGGCGGTGGCCGCGGCCGGCGCCCCCGGCGAGGACGAGACCGTCACCCGCGGCGTCCCCGCCCAGCAGAGCCGCTGA
- a CDS encoding ABC transporter permease: MAALGQVIRSEWTKIRSVRSTVWTLGIAVVVTIGLGVLICTLAGNDFGSMPARDRLAFDATNISFAGMGLGQLAMIVFGVLVVSNEYSTGMIRASLAAVPQRGTFLFCKLLVATALVFVVGLATSFATFFAGQSVLGDLRAHLGDPGVLRAVIGGGLYMTLIALFSMAVATMLRSPMLSLGILMPFFFLISNILGNVSATRKIGRYLPDQAGSKIMQVVAPANDEVPYGPWGGLGIMIAWTVVALICGFVLLKKRDA, encoded by the coding sequence ATGGCGGCGCTTGGGCAGGTCATTCGGTCGGAGTGGACCAAGATCAGGTCGGTGCGGTCCACGGTGTGGACGCTGGGCATCGCCGTGGTGGTCACCATCGGGCTGGGCGTGCTGATCTGCACCCTGGCCGGCAACGACTTCGGCTCGATGCCGGCCCGGGACCGGCTGGCCTTCGACGCCACCAACATCAGCTTCGCCGGGATGGGGCTGGGCCAGCTGGCGATGATCGTCTTCGGGGTGCTGGTGGTCTCGAACGAGTACAGCACCGGCATGATCCGCGCCTCGCTGGCCGCCGTACCGCAGCGCGGCACCTTTCTGTTCTGCAAGCTGCTGGTGGCCACCGCGCTGGTCTTCGTCGTCGGTCTCGCCACCAGCTTTGCGACGTTCTTCGCCGGGCAGTCGGTGCTCGGTGACCTCCGGGCGCACCTCGGCGATCCGGGTGTGCTGCGCGCGGTGATCGGCGGCGGGCTCTATATGACGCTGATCGCGCTGTTCTCGATGGCGGTCGCCACGATGCTGCGCAGCCCGATGCTCTCGCTGGGCATTCTGATGCCGTTCTTCTTCCTGATCTCGAACATTCTCGGAAATGTCTCGGCGACCCGGAAGATCGGCCGCTATCTGCCGGACCAGGCCGGCTCGAAGATCATGCAGGTGGTCGCACCGGCCAACGACGAGGTGCCGTATGGGCCTTGGGGTGGGCTGGGGATCATGATCGCTTGGACGGTGGTGGCCTTGATCTGCGGGTTCGTGTTGCTGAAGAAACGCGACGCGTAG
- the scy gene encoding polarized growth protein Scy, which produces MRGNDRYEADDHLSQFEAEMERLKTERDKAVQHADDLGYQVEVLRAKLHEARRNLATRPAYDNVSHQAEQLLRNAQIQADQLRTDAERELREARAQTQRLLQEQAERQSRLEAELHAEAVTRRQRLDEELNERRQTVESHVNENVAWAEQLRARTESQARRLMEESRREAEQAMAAARAEAQRLAEQARERLGTEAAEARTEAESILRRARTDAERLLNAASSQAQEATDQAEQLRTSVGSESEEARRQAAELTRTAEARVQEADKALREARAEAEKLVDEAQQSATKRLTAAESDNEQRTRTAKAEIARLVGEATKEAEALKAEAEQLRSDARAEAERLVAEAQETARSKVAEDSAAQLAKAARSAEEVLTKASEDAKATTKAAAEEAERLRKEAESEADRLREEAHDTVAQLKGAAKDDTKEYRAKTVELQEEARRLRGEAEQLRADAVAEGERIRGEARREAVGQIEEAAGTAEELLAKAKSDAEETRSGAVTESERVRTEAIERASALRRQAEEALERARSEAEELLTEGAQAAEMVTTEAEESAARLRAEAEQAAEERRAEAQDELDRLHSEAEEKVTAAERSLRDARAEAERLRRETQEDAARLKAESAERRRMLQQQAEEEAERLREEAASDASAARAEAESVAGRLSAEASAEAERLKAEAQETADRVRAEAATAAERTGAEAAQALAAAQEEAARRRREAEQLLGEAREEAHQERTAAREQSEELLASARTRVGEAQEEAQRLVEEADRRSGELVAAAEATAQQVRDSVAGLHETAGEEIAGLRSAAEHAAERTRAEAQDEADRIRKDAYEERERASEDAARTRAEAQEAAEDAKSLAERAVSEAIEEADGLRAEAAGLLDAARRDADTARTEATEQADRLVSEATAQAEKLVADATAKAQQLRTDASDALAAGEQDAARARAEARNDANRMRSDAAEQADRLVTEARAEAERIVTEATELTSSAQDDADRTVQEAQQAADQLRAEGEQQAQRLTAEATEAAERLRAEAAEVLEEARKDADRTGDEARKAANKTRSDAAEQADELMSEAATEAERLRTEAAETTADAERDADRTRADAREQADRMLATATAEADRLRAEAAETVTAAQEHANRTRNESAQLKEDAEAAAEQTRTEAQQEADRLLDEARKDAAKRRGDAAEQADQLVTKAQEEALKAATVAEEQADTMVGAARKEAERLVAEATSDGNARVEKARTDANTMLEEARRDATGIRDRAEELRQRIESEVEELHERARRESAETMKNAGERVDKLIAQATAQQVEAEEKADRMVADANSEASKVRISAVKKAEGLIKEAENKKAAAVRDAERMRGEAEAEATRIVDEGKRELEMLVRRREDINAEISRVQDVLEALESFEAPGGGGDGKGGGVKAAAGAGATRSSGKQSEG; this is translated from the coding sequence GTGCGGGGCAACGACCGCTACGAGGCTGACGACCACCTCTCGCAGTTCGAGGCCGAGATGGAGCGGCTGAAAACGGAGCGGGACAAGGCCGTTCAGCACGCCGACGACCTCGGCTATCAGGTCGAGGTGCTGCGCGCCAAGCTCCATGAGGCGCGCCGCAACCTCGCGACCCGCCCTGCCTACGACAACGTCAGTCATCAGGCCGAACAGCTGCTGCGCAATGCGCAGATCCAGGCGGACCAGCTGCGTACCGATGCCGAGCGTGAGCTGCGCGAGGCACGGGCACAGACCCAGCGGCTGCTGCAGGAGCAGGCCGAGCGGCAGTCCCGGCTGGAGGCCGAGCTGCACGCCGAGGCGGTCACCCGCCGCCAGCGGCTCGACGAGGAGCTCAACGAGCGCCGGCAGACCGTCGAATCGCATGTCAACGAGAACGTGGCCTGGGCCGAACAGCTGCGTGCCCGCACGGAGTCGCAGGCCCGCCGGCTCATGGAGGAGTCCCGCAGGGAGGCCGAGCAGGCGATGGCCGCCGCGCGGGCCGAGGCCCAGCGGCTCGCCGAACAGGCCCGGGAGCGGCTCGGCACCGAGGCCGCGGAGGCCCGCACCGAAGCGGAAAGCATCCTGCGCCGGGCGCGTACGGACGCCGAGCGGCTGCTGAACGCCGCCTCCAGCCAGGCCCAGGAGGCCACCGACCAGGCCGAGCAGCTGCGGACCAGCGTCGGCAGCGAGTCGGAGGAGGCCCGCCGGCAGGCCGCGGAGCTGACCCGTACCGCCGAGGCCCGGGTCCAGGAGGCGGACAAGGCGCTGCGCGAGGCGCGCGCCGAGGCGGAGAAGCTGGTCGACGAGGCGCAGCAGAGCGCCACCAAGCGGCTGACGGCGGCCGAGTCGGACAACGAGCAGCGCACCCGTACGGCCAAGGCGGAGATCGCCCGGCTGGTCGGTGAGGCCACCAAGGAGGCCGAGGCGCTCAAGGCCGAGGCCGAGCAACTGCGGTCGGACGCCCGCGCGGAGGCCGAGCGGCTGGTCGCCGAGGCGCAGGAGACCGCCCGGTCCAAGGTCGCGGAGGACTCCGCGGCGCAGCTGGCGAAGGCCGCGCGCAGCGCCGAGGAGGTGCTGACCAAGGCGTCGGAGGACGCCAAGGCCACCACCAAGGCCGCCGCTGAGGAGGCCGAACGGCTGCGCAAGGAGGCCGAGTCCGAGGCGGACCGGCTGCGCGAAGAGGCCCACGACACCGTGGCGCAGCTCAAGGGCGCCGCGAAGGACGACACCAAGGAGTACCGCGCCAAGACCGTCGAACTCCAGGAGGAGGCGCGGCGGCTGCGCGGTGAGGCGGAGCAGCTGCGCGCGGACGCGGTCGCCGAGGGCGAGCGGATCCGCGGTGAGGCGCGCCGGGAGGCGGTCGGGCAGATCGAGGAGGCGGCCGGGACCGCCGAGGAGCTGCTGGCGAAGGCCAAGTCCGACGCCGAGGAGACCCGTTCGGGCGCCGTCACGGAGAGCGAGCGGGTCCGGACGGAGGCCATCGAGCGGGCCTCCGCGCTGCGCCGGCAGGCCGAGGAGGCGCTGGAGCGGGCCCGTTCGGAGGCCGAGGAGCTGCTCACCGAGGGCGCCCAGGCCGCGGAGATGGTGACCACCGAGGCCGAGGAGTCCGCCGCACGGCTGCGCGCGGAGGCCGAACAGGCCGCCGAGGAGCGGCGCGCCGAGGCACAGGACGAACTGGACCGGCTGCACAGCGAGGCGGAGGAGAAGGTCACCGCCGCCGAGCGGTCACTGCGCGACGCCCGCGCGGAGGCCGAGCGGCTGCGCCGGGAGACGCAGGAGGACGCGGCCCGTCTGAAGGCGGAGTCGGCCGAGCGGCGCCGGATGCTGCAGCAGCAGGCCGAGGAGGAGGCCGAGCGGCTGCGCGAGGAGGCCGCTTCGGACGCGTCGGCGGCGCGCGCCGAGGCCGAGTCGGTGGCCGGACGGCTGAGCGCCGAGGCGTCGGCCGAGGCGGAGCGGCTCAAGGCGGAGGCGCAGGAGACCGCGGACCGGGTCCGTGCCGAGGCGGCCACGGCCGCCGAGCGTACGGGCGCGGAGGCGGCGCAGGCGCTGGCCGCCGCCCAGGAGGAGGCCGCGCGGCGGCGCCGGGAGGCCGAGCAGCTGCTGGGTGAGGCCCGGGAGGAGGCCCACCAGGAGCGCACCGCGGCGCGCGAGCAGAGCGAGGAGCTGCTGGCGTCGGCCCGTACGCGGGTGGGCGAGGCGCAGGAAGAGGCCCAGCGGCTGGTCGAGGAGGCGGACCGGCGGTCGGGCGAGCTGGTGGCGGCGGCCGAGGCGACCGCGCAGCAGGTGCGGGACTCGGTCGCGGGGCTGCACGAGACGGCCGGCGAGGAGATCGCCGGGCTGCGGTCGGCGGCCGAGCACGCCGCGGAGCGCACCCGGGCCGAGGCGCAGGACGAGGCGGACCGTATCCGCAAGGACGCCTACGAGGAGCGGGAGCGCGCCTCGGAGGACGCGGCGCGGACCCGTGCGGAGGCGCAGGAGGCCGCGGAGGACGCGAAGTCCCTCGCGGAGCGGGCGGTTTCCGAGGCCATCGAGGAGGCCGACGGTCTGCGCGCCGAGGCGGCCGGGCTGCTGGACGCGGCGCGCCGCGACGCCGACACGGCGCGGACCGAGGCCACCGAACAGGCCGACCGGCTGGTGTCGGAGGCGACCGCGCAGGCCGAGAAGCTGGTGGCGGACGCCACGGCCAAGGCGCAGCAGCTGCGTACCGACGCCTCGGACGCGCTGGCGGCCGGCGAGCAGGACGCGGCACGGGCCCGCGCGGAGGCGCGCAACGACGCCAACCGGATGCGCTCGGACGCCGCGGAGCAGGCGGACCGGCTGGTCACCGAGGCGCGTGCGGAGGCCGAACGGATTGTCACCGAGGCCACCGAGCTGACGTCTTCGGCGCAGGACGACGCGGACCGTACGGTCCAGGAGGCCCAGCAGGCCGCCGATCAGCTGCGCGCCGAGGGCGAACAGCAGGCGCAGCGGCTGACCGCGGAGGCGACCGAGGCGGCGGAGCGGCTGCGGGCCGAGGCGGCCGAGGTGCTGGAGGAGGCCCGCAAGGACGCGGACCGTACGGGCGACGAGGCGCGCAAGGCGGCCAACAAGACGCGTTCGGACGCCGCGGAGCAGGCCGACGAGCTGATGTCGGAGGCCGCGACCGAGGCCGAGCGGCTGCGCACGGAGGCGGCGGAGACCACCGCGGACGCCGAGCGGGACGCGGACCGTACCCGGGCCGACGCCCGGGAGCAGGCGGACCGGATGCTCGCGACGGCCACCGCGGAGGCGGACCGGCTGCGGGCGGAGGCGGCCGAGACGGTCACCGCCGCGCAGGAGCACGCCAACCGCACCCGTAACGAGTCCGCGCAGCTCAAGGAGGACGCCGAGGCGGCGGCCGAGCAGACCCGGACAGAGGCCCAGCAGGAGGCCGACCGACTGCTGGACGAGGCGCGCAAGGACGCCGCCAAGCGCCGCGGGGACGCGGCCGAGCAGGCGGACCAGCTCGTCACCAAGGCCCAGGAGGAGGCGCTCAAGGCGGCCACCGTCGCCGAGGAGCAGGCCGACACGATGGTCGGGGCGGCCCGCAAGGAGGCCGAGCGGCTGGTCGCGGAGGCGACGTCCGACGGCAATGCCCGGGTGGAGAAGGCCCGTACGGACGCGAACACCATGCTGGAGGAGGCCCGCCGGGACGCCACCGGCATCCGGGACCGCGCCGAGGAGCTGCGCCAGCGGATCGAGTCCGAGGTCGAGGAGCTGCACGAGCGGGCCCGCCGGGAGTCGGCGGAGACGATGAAGAACGCCGGCGAGCGGGTCGACAAGCTCATCGCGCAGGCCACCGCGCAGCAGGTGGAGGCCGAGGAGAAGGCCGACCGGATGGTGGCGGACGCGAACAGCGAGGCGAGCAAGGTCCGGATCTCGGCGGTGAAGAAGGCCGAGGGCCTGATCAAGGAGGCCGAGAACAAGAAGGCCGCGGCGGTGCGCGACGCGGAGCGGATGCGCGGCGAGGCCGAGGCGGAGGCCACCCGGATCGTGGACGAGGGCAAGCGGGAACTGGAGATGCTGGTGCGCCGCCGGGAGGACATCAACGCCGAAATCTCCCGCGTTCAGGACGTTCTGGAAGCGCTGGAATCGTTCGAGGCACCCGGCGGGGGCGGGGACGGCAAGGGGGGCGGCGTGAAGGCGGCCGCAGGAGCGGGTGCAACTCGTTCGAGTGGCAAGCAGTCTGAGGGGTAG
- a CDS encoding acetyl-CoA C-acetyltransferase gives MIVAGARTPMGRLLGSLRTFSGADLGAVAIKAALDRAGIGGDQVQYVIMGQVLQAGAGQIPARQAAVKAGIPMNVPALTVNKVCLSGLDAIALADQLIRAGEFDVIVAGGQESMTNAPHLLPKSREGYKYGAVEMLDAMAHDGLTDAYEGIAMGESTEKHNTRLGIARPEQDEIAARSHQRAAAAQKNGLFEAEITPVEIPQRKGDPVLFSKDEGIRGETTTESLGKLRPAFAKDGTITAGTSSQISDGAAAVVVMSKAKAQELGLEWIAEIGAHGNVAGPDNSLQSQPSNAINHALKKDGLAVDDLDLIEINEAFAAVAVQSMKDLGVSPEKVNVNGGAIALGHPIGMSGARIVLHLALELRRRGGGVGAAALCGGGGQGDALIIRVPGK, from the coding sequence GTGATCGTGGCGGGGGCGCGCACCCCCATGGGCCGGCTCCTGGGATCGCTGCGGACCTTCTCCGGCGCCGACCTGGGCGCCGTCGCCATCAAGGCGGCACTGGACCGGGCGGGCATCGGCGGCGACCAGGTGCAGTACGTGATCATGGGCCAGGTGCTCCAGGCCGGGGCGGGGCAGATCCCGGCACGTCAGGCCGCCGTCAAGGCCGGGATCCCGATGAACGTCCCCGCGCTGACCGTCAACAAGGTCTGCCTGTCCGGCCTCGACGCCATCGCGCTGGCCGACCAGCTCATCCGCGCGGGCGAGTTCGATGTCATCGTCGCGGGCGGCCAGGAGTCCATGACCAACGCCCCGCACCTGCTCCCGAAGTCCCGTGAGGGCTACAAGTACGGCGCGGTCGAGATGCTCGACGCGATGGCGCACGACGGCCTCACGGACGCCTACGAAGGCATCGCCATGGGCGAGTCGACCGAGAAGCACAACACCCGTTTGGGCATCGCCCGACCGGAGCAGGACGAGATCGCCGCGCGCTCCCACCAGCGGGCCGCCGCCGCCCAGAAGAACGGGCTCTTCGAGGCCGAGATCACCCCCGTGGAGATCCCGCAGCGCAAGGGCGACCCGGTGCTCTTCAGCAAGGACGAGGGCATCCGCGGCGAGACCACCACGGAGTCGCTCGGCAAGCTCCGGCCGGCCTTCGCCAAGGACGGCACGATCACCGCGGGCACCTCCTCGCAGATCTCCGACGGCGCCGCCGCGGTCGTCGTCATGAGCAAGGCCAAGGCCCAGGAGCTGGGCCTGGAGTGGATCGCCGAGATCGGCGCGCACGGCAATGTCGCGGGCCCGGACAACTCGCTCCAGTCCCAGCCCTCCAACGCCATCAACCACGCCCTGAAGAAGGACGGCCTGGCCGTTGACGATCTTGACCTGATCGAGATCAACGAGGCGTTCGCGGCGGTCGCCGTGCAGTCCATGAAGGACCTCGGGGTGTCGCCGGAAAAGGTGAATGTCAACGGCGGCGCCATTGCGCTGGGTCACCCGATCGGGATGTCCGGCGCCCGGATCGTGCTGCATCTCGCGCTGGAACTGCGCCGGCGGGGCGGTGGCGTGGGTGCCGCCGCGCTGTGTGGCGGTGGCGGCCAGGGCGACGCGCTGATCATCCGCGTACCGGGTAAGTAA
- the meaB gene encoding methylmalonyl Co-A mutase-associated GTPase MeaB encodes MVDVPQLVEQARQGRPRAVARLISLVEGASPELREVMAALAPLTGNAYVVGLTGSPGVGKSTTTSALVTAYRKTGKRVGVLAVDPSSPFSGGALLGDRVRMSEHASDPGVYIRSMATRGHLGGLAWAAPQAIRVLDAAGCDVVLVETVGVGQSEVEIASQADTSVVLLAPGMGDGIQAAKAGILEIGDVYVVNKADRDGADATARELNHMLGLGESRAAGDWRPPIVKTVAARAEGVDEVVEALEKHRAWMEERGVLAQRRRSRAAHEVETIAVTALRERIGDLRGDQRLDALAERIVAGETDPYRAADELVDGLTNGG; translated from the coding sequence ATGGTGGACGTCCCCCAGCTGGTGGAACAGGCCCGGCAGGGCCGGCCGAGGGCCGTGGCCCGGCTGATCTCCCTCGTGGAGGGGGCGTCACCGGAGCTGCGGGAGGTGATGGCGGCGCTGGCGCCGCTCACCGGCAACGCCTATGTGGTCGGGCTGACCGGCTCGCCCGGCGTGGGCAAGTCCACCACCACCTCCGCGCTGGTGACGGCCTATCGCAAGACGGGCAAACGGGTCGGTGTGCTCGCCGTCGACCCGTCCTCCCCGTTCTCCGGCGGCGCGCTCCTCGGCGACCGGGTCCGGATGAGCGAACACGCCTCCGATCCCGGCGTCTACATCCGCTCCATGGCCACCCGCGGCCATCTGGGCGGCCTGGCGTGGGCCGCGCCCCAGGCGATCCGTGTGCTGGACGCGGCGGGCTGCGATGTGGTCCTCGTCGAGACGGTCGGCGTCGGCCAGTCCGAGGTGGAGATCGCCTCGCAGGCCGATACGAGCGTGGTGCTGCTCGCGCCCGGCATGGGCGACGGCATCCAGGCGGCCAAGGCCGGAATCCTGGAGATCGGCGATGTCTACGTCGTCAACAAGGCCGACCGGGACGGGGCCGACGCGACCGCCCGGGAGCTCAACCACATGCTGGGGCTGGGCGAATCCCGTGCCGCGGGCGACTGGCGGCCGCCGATCGTCAAGACCGTCGCGGCGCGGGCCGAGGGCGTCGACGAGGTCGTCGAGGCGCTGGAGAAGCACCGGGCCTGGATGGAGGAGCGGGGCGTCCTCGCGCAGCGGCGGCGGTCCCGGGCGGCGCACGAGGTCGAGACCATCGCGGTGACGGCGCTGCGGGAGCGGATCGGTGATCTGCGGGGGGATCAGCGGCTGGATGCGTTGGCCGAGCGGATCGTTGCCGGTGAGACGGATCCGTATCGGGCGGCGGATGAGCTGGTCGACGGGCTGACGAACGGGGGCTGA
- a CDS encoding ABC transporter ATP-binding protein, translating to MIEAVGLTKRYGAKTAVYNLSFQVRPGTVTGFLGPNGSGKSTTMRMILGLDAPTSGRATIAGRPFRHLPNAPRQVGALLDAKAVHGGRSARQHLLSLAQASGIPARRVDEVLGVVGLQDVAGRRSSGFSLGMGQRLGIAAALLGDPQVLLFDEPVNGLDPEGILWVRNLMKQLASEGRTVFVSSHLMSEMALTAEHLIVIGRGQLLADMSVKDFISANSADFARVRTPDTEPEQREKLTAAIGEAGGQTTPEPDGALRVTGLPLPRISELAHQADVRLWELSPHQASLEEAYMQMTQGAVDYRSTADARAGLQEAPAGYAPQGYAGGPGFPPGQPGMPGQVPAGVPGQVPAGMPLQGQPNPYAAQDPYAQQAPGAAPGPGYPPPAQGHPYGGPEPYGAPHPYGQQPAAPMPPAAPADLPTPHPEDAR from the coding sequence ATGATCGAGGCAGTCGGCCTGACGAAGCGCTACGGCGCCAAGACGGCCGTGTACAACCTGTCGTTCCAGGTGCGGCCGGGTACGGTGACCGGCTTCCTGGGGCCCAACGGCTCCGGCAAGTCCACGACGATGCGCATGATTCTGGGTCTGGACGCACCGACCTCGGGGCGGGCCACCATCGCCGGCCGTCCCTTCCGCCACCTCCCCAACGCGCCGCGCCAGGTGGGCGCGCTGCTCGATGCCAAGGCCGTGCACGGTGGGCGCAGTGCGCGTCAGCATCTGCTGTCGCTGGCCCAGGCGTCCGGCATTCCGGCCCGACGGGTCGACGAAGTGCTCGGCGTGGTCGGCCTGCAGGACGTCGCGGGCCGGCGCTCCAGCGGCTTCTCGCTCGGCATGGGCCAGCGCCTGGGCATCGCGGCGGCGCTGCTCGGTGATCCGCAGGTGCTGCTCTTCGACGAGCCGGTCAACGGGCTCGACCCCGAAGGCATCCTGTGGGTGCGCAATCTGATGAAGCAGCTGGCGAGCGAGGGCCGTACGGTCTTTGTCTCCTCGCATCTGATGAGCGAAATGGCGCTCACCGCCGAGCACTTGATCGTGATCGGCCGGGGGCAGCTGCTGGCGGATATGTCCGTGAAGGACTTCATCTCGGCCAACTCCGCCGATTTCGCCCGGGTCCGCACCCCGGACACCGAGCCGGAGCAGCGCGAGAAGCTGACCGCCGCGATCGGTGAGGCGGGCGGGCAGACCACGCCCGAGCCGGACGGTGCGCTGCGGGTGACCGGGCTGCCGCTCCCCCGTATCAGCGAGCTCGCGCATCAGGCCGACGTCCGGCTGTGGGAGCTGTCGCCGCACCAGGCGTCCCTGGAAGAGGCGTATATGCAGATGACGCAGGGCGCCGTGGACTACCGCTCGACGGCCGACGCGCGGGCCGGTCTGCAGGAGGCCCCCGCCGGGTACGCCCCGCAGGGGTACGCGGGCGGCCCGGGGTTCCCGCCCGGTCAGCCGGGCATGCCCGGTCAGGTTCCGGCTGGAGTCCCCGGTCAGGTTCCGGCCGGTATGCCCCTGCAGGGGCAGCCGAATCCGTACGCCGCGCAGGACCCGTATGCCCAGCAGGCGCCGGGGGCCGCCCCCGGGCCGGGCTATCCGCCGCCCGCTCAAGGTCACCCGTACGGGGGACCTGAGCCATACGGCGCGCCTCACCCGTACGGGCAACAGCCCGCGGCGCCGATGCCGCCCGCCGCCCCCGCCGACCTTCCCACGCCCCACCCCGAGGACGCCCGATGA
- the mce gene encoding methylmalonyl-CoA epimerase, which produces MLTRIDHIGIACFDLDKTVEFYRATYGFEVFHTEVNEEQGVREAMLKINETSDGGASYLQLLEPTREDSAVGKWLAKNGEGVHHIAFGTADVDGDSEAIRGKGVRVLYDEPRTGSMGSRITFLHPKDCHGVLTELVTAAPPAATEH; this is translated from the coding sequence ATGCTGACGCGAATCGACCACATCGGGATCGCCTGTTTCGACCTCGACAAGACTGTCGAGTTCTACCGTGCCACGTATGGCTTCGAGGTGTTCCACACCGAGGTCAACGAGGAGCAGGGGGTCCGGGAAGCCATGCTCAAGATCAATGAGACGTCGGACGGCGGCGCCTCGTATTTGCAGCTCCTGGAGCCCACCCGCGAGGACTCCGCGGTGGGCAAGTGGCTTGCCAAGAACGGCGAGGGGGTGCACCACATCGCCTTCGGCACGGCGGATGTGGACGGCGACTCCGAGGCCATCCGGGGCAAGGGCGTCCGGGTGCTCTACGACGAGCCCAGGACCGGCTCGATGGGGTCCCGGATCACCTTCCTGCACCCCAAGGATTGTCACGGAGTGCTCACCGAACTCGTCACCGCGGCACCGCCCGCCGCGACGGAGCACTGA